A stretch of Lathyrus oleraceus cultivar Zhongwan6 chromosome 6, CAAS_Psat_ZW6_1.0, whole genome shotgun sequence DNA encodes these proteins:
- the LOC127091935 gene encoding uncharacterized protein LOC127091935, which translates to MSKAVAYILLATATIIFFKFISPLKHEEEKGSLSRRFGYKILERAPIFDPIVTKIEREVEQIKQQQKMNFDNNNNKVVVPDTGLESTTSINEVAETYQFLTSGGKLNTTLRLMILFPLLDRETKDGFIVSNELESWITQRALERLDYSTQTELESKDKDGDSSLSFREYLPHLSEEDIEKNETTHGEAGWWMKKFESADSDHNGLLNFTELRDFLHPEDSKNPEMLKWMVTDRFKRMDNHEMDGKLSFNEFEENVYSTYETYMDFETYGVDVPKVTDKFAELDVNKDQFITPEELLPILPYIYPGELAFAKYYTYYLMNEADDNEDKKLTLEEMINHEFIFYNTVHADGHAESDDDHDEL; encoded by the exons ATGTCAAAGGCGGTGGCTTACATCCTACTAGCCACCGCCACAATAATTTTCTTCAAATTTATTTCTCCATTGAAACATGAAGAAGAAAAAGGTAGCCTTAGTAGAAGGTTCGGTTACAAAATATTAGAAAGAGCGCCAATTTTCGACCCTATTGTAACAAAGATTGAGAGAGAAGTAGAGcaaataaaacaacaacaaaagatgaattttgataataataataataaggttGTTGTTCCTGATACGGGTTTGGAAAGTACAACCTCGATTAATGAGGTTGCGGAAACATATCAATTTCTTACCTCTGGTGGTAAGTTGAATACCACATTAAGGTTAATGATTTTGTTTCCTTTGTTAGATAGAGAAACCAAAGATGGTTTTATTGTTTCTAATGAGTTGGAAAGTTGGATTACTCAAAGAGCTTTGGAAAGATTGGATTATTCTACACAAACTGAATTGGAatctaaggataaagatggtgattcgTCTCTCTCGTTCAGAGAATATCTACCTCATTTATCTGAAGAAGATATAG AGAAAAATGAAACAACACATGGTGAAGCAGGATGGTGGATGAAGAAATTTGAAAGTGCGGATTCTGATCATAATGGCCTTCTTAATTTCACAGAGCTTAGAGA TTTTTTGCATCCAGAAGATAGCAAAAATCCAGAAATGTTGAAATGGATGGTTACAGATAGATTTAA GCGTATGGATAATCATGAAATGGATGGGAAATTAAGTTTCAATGAATTTGAAGAGAATGTATATAGTACATATGAAACCTATATGGATTTTGAAACCTATGGAGTTGATGTACCTAAAGTAACTGATAAATTTGCTGAGCTTGATGTGAATAAGGACCA ATTTATAACACCTGAAGAATTGTTGCCTATACTTCCTTATATCTACCCTGGAGAGTTAGCCTTTGCTAAATATTATACATATTATTTGATGAATGAG GCGGATGATAATGAAGATAAGAAATTGACATTAGAGGAGATGATAAATCATGAATTTATTTTCTATAACACAGTTCATGCAGATGGTCATGCGGAAAGTGATGATGATCATGATGAGCTATGA
- the LOC127091936 gene encoding glucan endo-1,3-beta-glucosidase: MFLPFTPSTSLLFYNTKTMEKTSLISLASTPNAILLLLALTIFQEVQGIGVNYGIIANNLPPPSQVAKFLLHSTIINKVRIFDANHEILHAFSDTGIEITVTIPNDQIPDITNLTLAQQWIKTNVQPFIPSTNIIRILVGNEVLSTANKLLITSLVPAMETLHIALVSASLDNSIKVSTPHSLGILSNSSPPSSASFRQGYDIHVIKPMLRFLKDSNSPFMVNPYPFFACTSSNLDFAVFRVNSGLFDDYTKLKYTNMFDAQLDAVYSAMKVLGFEDVEIVIGETGWPSMGDSAQIGVDTTSASDYNGNLIRHVTSGEGTPLMPNRTFDIYVFGLFNENLKPGPICERNFGLFWPNMSLVYDVPIMRNNVDVANNHSKALLSIMIALNFLIGFWA; encoded by the exons ATGTTCCTTCCATTCACACCATCCACATCACTCCTCTTTTACAACACCAAAACCATGGAGAAAACATCTCTTATATCTTTGGCTTCAACACCTAATGCAATTTTATTGCTTCTTGCTCTAACTATTTTCCAAG AAGTGCAAGGAATTGGTGTTAATTATGGCATAATAGCAAACAATCTTCCACCACCATCTCAAGTTGCAAAGTTTCTCTTACACTCCACCATAATTAACAAGGTGAGAATCTTTGATGCAAACCATGAAATCTTACATGCTTTTTCCGATACCGGAATCGAGATAACCGTAACAATACCTAATGACCAAATTCCAGACATAACCAACTTAACCTTAGCTCAACAATGGATCAAAACCAATGTCCAACCTTTTATCCCTTCAACCAACATCATAAGAATCCTAGTAGGAAATGAAGTCTTATCAACAGCTAACAAGCTTCTTATTACTAGCCTTGTCCCTGCCATGGAAACTCTACACATTGCCCTTGTAAGTGCCTCATTAGACAACTCTATTAAAGTGTCCACACCACATTCTTTAGGTATTTTGTCTAACTCAAGTCCACCATCAAGTGCTAGTTTTAGACAAGGCTATGATATACATGTAATCAAGCCAATGCTTAGGTTTCTTAAAGATTCAAATTCTCCTTTCATGGTTAATCCTTACCCCTTTTTTGCTTGTACTTCAAGCAACCTAGATTTTGCGGTTTTTCGTGTAAATTCGGGGCTTTTTGATGATTACACTAAACTGAAATACACCAATATGTTTGATGCGCAACTTGATGCTGTTTATTCGGCAATGAAAGTTTTGGGCTTTGAGGACGTTGAAATTGTTATTGGCGAAACGGGTTGGCCTTCGATGGGCGACTCGGCCCAGATTGGTGTTGACACGACGAGTGCTTCTGATTACAATGGAAATCTTATAAGGCACGTTACTTCTGGGGAAGGGACACCTCTAATGCCGAATCGGACTTTTGATATCTATGTTTTTGGTTTGTTTAATGAAAATCTAAAGCCCGGTCCAATATGCGAAAGGAATTTTGGGCTGTTTTGGCCTAATATGAGTCTTGTCTATGATGTTCCAATAATGAGAAACAATGTAGATGTTGCTAACAATCATTCTAAAGCTTTATTGTCAATAATGATAGCTTTGAACTTCTTGATAGGTTTTTGGGCATAA
- the LOC127091939 gene encoding uncharacterized protein LOC127091939 — MAISSKTVLLTSNADDISHGIAFHLAKQGCRLVLMGNATSLQSIAQKITDSVTGSVSVHVVELDFENEDESVFHHAVDKACKILGRLDAFVNCYSYEGKVQDHLELAESEYKKIVRVNFMAPWFLLKAVGQRMRNFNTGGSIVFLTSIMGSERGLYPGAAAYASALAGVQQLVRASAMEIGKYQIRVNAIARGLHLDDEFPLSVGRERAEKLVKEAAPLERWLDAKNDLASTVIYLISDGSCYMTGTTIFVDGAQSITRPRMRSFM, encoded by the exons ATGGCGATTTCAAGTAAGACAGTATTGCTTACCTCTAACGCCGACGATATTTCTCACGGCATTGCTTTCCATTTAGCCAAACAAGGATGCAG ATTGGTTTTGATGGGAAACGCAACGAGTTTACAGAGTATTGCACAGAAAATAACGGATTCGGTTACCGGTTCTGTTTCTGTGCATGTGGTTGAATTGGATTTTGAGAATGAAGATGAATCCGTTTTTCATCATGCTGTTGATAAGGCTTGTAAGATTTTGGGGAGATTGGATGCTTTTGTTAACTGTTACTCTTATGAAG GAAAGGTGCAAGATCATCTCGAGTTAGCTGAGAGCGAGTACAAAAAAATTGTTAGGGTAAATTTTATGGCTCCGTGGTTTTTGTTAAAGGCTGTTGGCCAAAGGATGCGTAACTTCAACACTGGAGGGTCCATTGTATTTTTAACATCGATAATGGGTTCTGAAAGAGGGCTTTATCCAGGAGCTGCTGCATATGCCTCAGCCCTGGCTGGAGTTCAACAGTTAGTTCGG GCATCCGCTATGGAGATAGGGAAGTATCAGATCAGAGTTAACGCTATTGCACGAGGCCTTCACCTGGATGATGAATTCCCATTATCAGTGGGAAGGGAAAGGGCGGAGAAGTTAGTGAAGGAGGCAGCACCACTTGAGAGATGGCTTGATGCTAAGAATGATCTTGCTTCTACAGTCATCTATCTAATCAGTGATGGGTCATGTTACATGACAGGAACAACTATATTTGTTGATGGAGCACAGTCTATAACTAGGCCTAGGATGCGCTCCTTTATGTGA